In Haliaeetus albicilla chromosome 2, bHalAlb1.1, whole genome shotgun sequence, a single genomic region encodes these proteins:
- the RGS19 gene encoding regulator of G-protein signaling 19, giving the protein MSRHETSPTTVQPASNHRPNACCFCWCCCCSCSWNEDRERAWRASRETKLETIPNCEACAKPTPEEVRGWAQSFDKLMKSPAGRNVFREFLRTEYSEENMLFWLACEELKNECNKHTIDEKARMIYEDYISILSPKEVSLDSRVREVINRKMQEPSSHTFDDAQLQIYTLMHRDSYPRFLNSAIYRSLLQSVSRSSSES; this is encoded by the exons ATGTCCCGGCATGAGACTTCTCCGACAACGGTGCAACCCGCCAGCAACCACCGCCCCAAcgcctgctgcttctgctggtgctgctgctgcagttgctCGTG GAACGAGGACCGGGAGCGAGCATGGAGGGCGTCCCGGGAGACCAAACTGGAGACCATCCCAAACTGTGAAGCATG CGCCAAACCCACTCCGGAGGAGGTGCGGGGCTGGGCACAGTCCTTCGACAAGCTGATGAAGAGCCCGGCGGGTCGCAATGTCTTTCGGGAGTTCTTGCGGACTGAGTACAGCGAGGAGAACATGCTCTTCTGGCTAGCATGCGAGGAGCTCAAAAACGAGTGCAACAAGCACACCATCGACGAGAAGGCCAGGATGATCTATGAGGACTACATCTCCATCCTCTCGCCCAAGGAG GTGAGCCTGGACTCGCGGGTGCGGGAGGTCATCAACCGCAAGATGCAGGAGCCGTCCTCGCACACCTTCGACGACGCGCAGCTCCAGATCTACACGCTCATGCACAGAGACTCCTACCCTCGCTTCCTGAACTCTGCCATATACAGATCGCTGCTCCAGAGCGTCTCCCGCTCCTCCTCGGAGTCCTAA